In Vibrio celticus, one genomic interval encodes:
- the rplD gene encoding 50S ribosomal protein L4, with product MELMVKGADALTVSETTFGRDFNEALVHQVVVAYAAGARQGTRAQKTRSEVSGGGAKPWRQKGTGRARAGTIRSPIWRTGGVTFAAKPQDHSQKVNKKMYRGAMKSILSELVRQERLIVVDNFSVEAPKTKELVAKLKELELSDVLIVTGEVDENLFLAARNLYKVDARDVAGVDPVSLIAFDKVLMTADAVKQVEEMLA from the coding sequence ATGGAATTGATGGTTAAAGGTGCTGATGCACTAACTGTTTCCGAGACTACTTTCGGACGTGACTTCAACGAAGCTCTTGTACACCAAGTAGTTGTTGCATATGCAGCAGGTGCTCGTCAAGGTACTCGTGCTCAAAAGACTCGTTCTGAAGTATCTGGCGGTGGCGCTAAGCCATGGCGTCAAAAAGGTACTGGCCGCGCACGTGCTGGTACAATTCGTAGCCCAATCTGGCGTACAGGTGGTGTTACTTTTGCTGCGAAACCACAAGATCACAGCCAAAAAGTAAACAAAAAAATGTACCGCGGTGCTATGAAGAGCATTCTTTCTGAGCTAGTTCGTCAAGAGCGTTTAATCGTTGTTGATAACTTCTCTGTAGAAGCACCAAAAACAAAAGAACTTGTAGCTAAGCTTAAAGAGCTTGAGCTAAGCGACGTTCTGATTGTGACTGGCGAAGTAGATGAAAATCTATTCTTAGCTGCTCGTAACCTATACAAAGTAGATGCACGTGATGTTGCTGGTGTTGATCCAGTATCACTAATCGCTTTCGACAAGGTTCTAATGACTGCTGACGCAGTTAAGCAAGTTGAGGAGATGCTAGCATGA